Proteins from one Cicer arietinum cultivar CDC Frontier isolate Library 1 chromosome 3, Cicar.CDCFrontier_v2.0, whole genome shotgun sequence genomic window:
- the LOC101509485 gene encoding B2 protein has protein sequence MDNMHSFWQLGDELRGHSKASEDHKWLMVASKLAEQRSKAERFNNLDLSKGPIETRPRDKFGFQEENKFDTLNLSMLNLDTKFTENMSKSSLRNGVYNMNAVYQKSNANLVGNMNGSKYSGNVQLNKDPHNNNNNNNENNTSATDKRFKTLPAAETLPRNEVLGGYIFVCNNDTMQEDLKRQLFGLPPRYRDSVRAITPGLPLFLYNYTTHQLHGIFEAASFGGSNIDPTAWEDKKCKGESRFPAQVRIRVRKVCKALEEDSFRPVLHHYDGPKFRLELSVPETLDLMDLCEQAGSAA, from the exons ATGGACAACATGCACAGCTTCTGGCAGTTAGGTGATGAGCTTCGTGGCCACTCAAAAGCATCTGAGGATCACAAATGGTTAATGGTTGCTTCCAAGTTGGCTGAGCAGAGATCAAAGGCTGAGCGTTTTAACAACCTTGATCTTTCAAAGGGTCCCATTGAGACAAGGCCAAGGGATAAATTTGGGTTCCAGGAAGAGAACAAATTTGACACTCTTAACTTGAGCATGTTAAACCTGGACACTAAATTTACTGAAAATATGAGCAAAAGCTCGCTTCGGAATGGTGTTTATAATATGAATGCAGTGTACCAGAAAAGCAATGCAAACTTGGTAGGTAACATGAATGGTAGCAAGTATAGCGGTAATGTTCAGCTCAACAAAGACCCccacaacaacaataacaacaacaatgaaAACAACACAAGTGCTACCGACAAAAGGTTTAAGACCTTGCCTGCAGCAGAGACACTCCCACGCAATGAGGTGCTTGGAGGATATATCTTTGTCTGTAACAATGACACAATGCAGGAAGACTTAAAACGCCAGCTATTTG GTTTGCCACCAAGGTATCGAGATTCTGTCAGGGCAATAACACCAGGATTACCATTATTTCTTTATAACTATACTACCCATCAGCTTCATGGCATTTTTGAG GCAGCAAGTTTTGGGGGCTCAAACATAGATCCAACTGCATGGGAGGATAAAAAATGCAAAGGCGAGTCAAGGTTTCCAGCTCAG GTAAGAATCCGTGTCAGGAAAGTTTGCAAGGCACTGGAAGAAGATTCATTCAGGCCAGTATTGCACCACTATGATGGTCCAAAGTTTCGCCTTGAGCTGTCAGTTCCAGAG ACCTTGGATCTAATGGACCTATGTGAACAAGCTGGTTCCGCAGCCTAA